TCTGTTATCCTCCATAACATCCAACCAGTCCTTGGGGATGCAACTTTAGGCCGTCTGGTGACCTGAGCGTGCGACTGGGCGTGCATATCAGGATACTCAAAGCAGCTCAAAGACTGACTGTGAAGGAATGGCCGAATTAACCATTTCCAACGAGCCAGGCCCAAGCGAGCACAAGAGGGCACGCGGATGCACACATGGAGACTCACATGAGACGTCGTGTTGTTTTCCGAAGAAACGCCATAAATATCCTCACCCTTCTCTTACCGTTTACTCTCCCTCCTTCGCATTTTCACCCTCTCTAGCGAGCAGTGCGGCGAGCATCGGTGGCGAAAAGATCTAGTCGACGAGCACCGACGGCGGGAAATATGAACAACGATCACTGGCTTCATCACCCCTTCGCCAACCCTTCGCCAATGGCGGTAAGCACTTCTCTGGTCGATTTAGGGATCGATATAGGCATCGATTTAGACTTTGAGGCTTCGATTTATTGTCTGAAGGGCTCAATATATATGGCTATCAATTTGGGTGTGCATTTAGGCTTCAATGTAGGTTTCGATTTAGGGAAGATCAAATCGATTTGGCGGTACATCAATTTGATTTCCTGGTAGATCGGTTAGATTTCCTGGTAGACCAGTTAAATTTCCTGGTAGATCGGTTAGATTTCATGGTAGATTAGTTAGATTACATGGTAGACCGGTTCTGGTAGTACAACAGTTCGATTTTCATTCTAGTTGAGTTACATTTCATGGAACATCAGTTCTGTTTCGTTGTAGATCAGTGTCATCTTCATTGTTGTGCAGTTTGTGTATTCGGGTGATGGTAAGTACGAGGGTTGATTCTACACATTGTAGTTCTGATCCTAGTACCAGCTGTCCCCTTCTATATGATAGCATGCAGTGAAGATCATCACCATTGTACCTCTGTTCCATGTGTAATATGCATAAGTTCTTCACTGGAGTGCTCTGCCGAGAAGTTGGTCCTCGGCAATGTTGTTGGCGGCAACTTCTCCAAGGGCAAGGAGGTAACAGATGGCAACGCCTCAAAGAGGCCTCGTGGGGAGGCGACGAATGTCAACCATTTCCATTAGTTGGTATGACCCACTTCTCGGAGGTGATTTTAGCACCTTTTTTTTTTAATGAAAGAGGAGCCACTCCCTCTGATTTCTATTATGGTAACCATTTGGTTCATGCCTAATACAAACTGTTAGCAAGCATTATCTTACAAAGAGCTCAAGATCATGACGGATCTCCAGCGGACAGAAGCCAAAAGCAAAGCAAACCTACAACAAGGAATGTTGTCCACGATCATAACCACATCACCAGCCAACCCTAGACTCCAGACTAAGTTCAAACTCCGAATTACATCAAATATGAACAATAACTAGCATTACTAGTAAAACAAGGAGAAGAAAAACAAAGGTAGATGAAGGTGGTCCAGAAACTTTCGTAGAAACCAACACTAGCAGAGCGTCAGCCCTGAAGATTTTAGCCACCAATCCGCAAAACGTTGCGCCTGCACCCCTGCGATGAGTGATAAACTTCACTTGCTATCGGCTCAACAGTCTTACCCCAACGTCAGCAGCCTTTCGATTTCCTCCTTTATCTGTAGAATTGACCATCTAGAAATCCAATAGGCAATCAGTCTAATCAAAGTCAAAGGATCATCGATAAATTTTCTCTCAAAAATCCAATAGATTTTCTGTCAAAAAATCACATATGCTCGTTTCGTTGGAAGCTTGTAATAGTACTACCAGGGTACTACTGGTGGAGTAGACGGGTGAATGGAAGCGTCGgagggcaaatttgacaattttgacctatAATCGAAagcaaatcacagaatgaactggttccgaaactatttcacacccctgacccttttgtgtagcgcccaccacgccggcgccacaccctacggtgcagcgcctagctccggggcgttgcaccactgtccaccgtggcagcccacgggcccgcacccagcagtgcaacgcctccgagctaggcgctgcacctgtaatgtgcagcgcctagccgctaggcgttgcacgtgtaatgtgcagcgcctagccgctaggcgctgcactgtgacttatatgcaaacgcgccagccctctcctcccccacccTCCCCATTGGCAGTTACAGAAAAAAGGGCGGCGGCCATCTGcactccccctctcaatcccctctcccaaatccttccgatccgacgatttggtccgtgcatttgttcaccaatccatcgtagaaggtactctcctccgatccccttctttctatccatagaaaatattatgttttgaagatttggggaacccttgtttgaatcttgcatgtattagaTTTGGGCAACTTTTGTTTGAATCTTGCGTATGTTAGATTTGGGGAACCTTTGTTAGATTAGAATGTGGTTTGGATAGATAGGTTGACATGTTATTTATATAgtttggatacatagattgacatgttttttgtatggagaagtagattgacatgttatttgtatggagaagtagattgacatgttatagtttggatacatagattgacatgttatttgtatgaagTAGGCCCAAGTAGGGGGAAGCACCATATGCTTTGGATCTTGCATGTAGTAGGCctactttagtttttttgaattgaaaagataatcgtgttgacaagaatgctttgttgaaattgttaggatggtttggcttctcgatgatcactgggaccatcaacaccggtcgtacgctatggcggtgcagcagcgggtaatactgaaagtggccggtgttatgaatttcgtatgtttgttcaaacacaaatgccccatatgtaatgttatgatttgtttgtttgtaggagcttgcacctctgaagcttcggtctcacgggatcagccttggagggatgagctatgatgagcggtacacaccttatgttagggaggcaggacttctccctttcattgagttggtccgccggtcgacgccacccaacaatgctgcagcactcaccgcgcttattgatcattggaggccggagacacacactttccatcttcggaccggggagatgaccgtgacgctgcaggatatcgctatgatcaccggtcttcctatcgatggcaatcctttatgtatgaacaccgattctgaagggtggcgcgcgcagatgcaagcccttatcggtatggttcctccggagcctcgggagccagaaagggaagataagaagaaggaaagagtcgcaGCGGGCGCTACTTTCACGTGGATATCATCGCACTTCGCTCATTGCCCCGATGATGCTAATGAGGACATGGTGAAGACTtatgctcgtgtctacatgtggtacgtggtatcgaggacaatgtttgctgatggcaccggcaagaatgctccatggatgtggctgaaggcgttgaccgtcttcgatagcaaatggagttggggttcggtgacactagcttacttgtatcgacaggtatgaagttgtttccttttcacttcattgatacattatcaatgcgctcttgcggcaaatttgaccatgttcttttttatgtgcagttggacgatgccagttgtaggcacactggaggtattggtggttgtctgctcgcactttccatatggagctgggagcgttTGCCGGTTGGACGACCTAAGACCGTGATGTACGAGGATTGTGACGATAAAGACGACCCACTACGgctccccacttgggcttacaagtgggatgtgttaAATGAGACGACGGATGATCCCTCTATAATGTACAAGTTGTACAAGAGCGAGCTGGACGCGATCACGCCTGAGCAGGTGAACCGACCTTGCATAAGTGATTATCATGCTTGTATCTTCACTCGATATCAATTTTGCATTCAATCCCATTTTGCAGGTGGAATGGGAGCCGTATGGAAAAGGAGAGAGTTTTGGTAACCCTATAGAGTTCAGGCTTAATCCGATGTGCATTAGGGATAGGGATCTCTGGCATATGcggtgcccactgatatgcaactgggcggttgagcttcacctgccacatcGGGTGTTCCGCCAGTTTGGTTTGTTCCAGTCACACCCGCCGGAGTGGGAGGACACAGACAAGTTGCTACACGCGTAAGATATAATTAACCTTGAGCACTTAGCAGCTTCTCGACGGTTTCGATGATGCTAATATCTTGTTTCTAACTTGCAGGTTGGATAGGAAAAAGCAGCGGAAGATCAAGGATTGGGCCAGCCATCACAGGAAGTATGTCGTGCAGTTCGCTCTTAGTGTGGAGCAAGTAAGGGCTGGAAAACGAGCCCAGCTTCGTGAGCACTGCCCGGATGCGTTCAACAACTATCTCACATGGTTTCTTGCAAGTACCCGCGTGGAGGTATGCCAGCCGGCGTATGCTGAGGAGATTCTGGAGGAACCCACCGTTTTTGATGAGGTAGCCCAGCACCAGTACAACGCATTAGTCAGGAAAGGCAACTCGGTGATCCCTTCAGCTCCAATGATGAACTTTGTGGTTAGCCCTTTTTGCTTTTCCATTCGCACTTTTCACATCTTTGCTTGCCTAACACTTTGATACCGTTTCTGTTCATAGCGTGCCCAGATCAAGAAAGCAGCTGACGAGACCGAGACTATTCTGGAAACAACCCCGGCTGGCAAAAGCGATGGGGAAGGTGCACTTTGAGAATTCATTAAGGTTCACATCTCCTTCAAACTAGCACTTAACATTTGTTGGTACGTTCCATGTCTCATTCACTTGTACATGTTGCAGCGCCAGGGCCAAAAGTTAAGGCGGCTATCAAACCTTTTCGGTTGTCGTGACCCCGAGTATGTATCACCAGAACGGTCTAGGTCGGCGACACCATCAGATCCCGCTTCGGGGCAGAGCCATGGTgaacaaaagtgcctcatgcaccatcgatggtgcaacggagcatgcccgggaatgtcaatctccacggcgttaagaattccttgattccgatccgatatgacacaaatttccctttgagcgggtaacaccttcgtcctcaaaagatgcagaaaccactcccagttgtcattgttttccacctcaaccaaagcaaattccaatggcaacacccggttattggcatcacttgctatcgcaaccaacaaggtgcccttgtattgtccggtcaagaacgtgccatcaattgcgatgaccggcctacaatgttcgaaagccctcacacattgctcgaacgcccaaaaagcacggccaaatactctgactttccttccttcatgaaccgttgtttggtgcccatgaggctcgaccacatgaaccatgcccgggtttgtcgcggccatggctaacaacaacctagggattcggttgtatgcttcctcccatgtaccatacaacatcttaaatgcggcttgcttcaccttccatgccttgccgtatttcacttggtaatgaaagatggctttcacaaggtcaatgacatgttggacgctcattgttggaagtgtggatattgagttcgagagcctgtaagcgatgaactcggacgtgagttgtttgtggtcttgggacacaatcttgccatccacccttttgccttggcacatgtgagttggcacacaactcactacatgccaagtaggacctcctttccatggtcttgcacgcacaatccacggacaaccgccacggcgtcttgccactccttgttggacctcctttccacgacctctaccaccaccacggcctcttttaagtccaagttggacctccttttcatcttcacatgcacatgcaaccgtgtagcgcacattgacgtccgagtgcaccaccttgtgtggacgataatgcgtaactgagtagttgtcgagccacatcttcaaatccaacaagctgtcgaacttagaacctttagcaatccggttctagtcgtctaccaaatcacggtgagagcttggcctaaccccaagagctacacattggccaccatctaccacggcttcatccgcgagactaacatccttgaacaatgtagtccgatgatcccgaccaaataccttctcgaaagcttcggcctccttcaccgtgaacccctccgcatcaacttgttcatcgggaccatcgtcatccgagtccgatgcatatgcaagggaaaaagggatggaatggtccattgtctcttgcaaatgatatttgtcgagatcacccacattgttgtcatgaagatcaacttcattgtcatcgtccgcatactcatcgttgtcctcttgcaaagattcatcttggttgtttctacacgggctcaatgttggcctcacttcttgggtcaaaagaggttcaacaatttcatcttgcttcaagggtggggggctactagcaaccaaaggggaggggttccggttcaagtccaaatgcaaacttgactcaaccttcttcgttgcaaataactcaagagccttgtctagtgattcggccaccgtctccttgtatgcaacccaacgttgctccgagtttacacgcattgtcttccaacggatgtgcattccaaaaccaacattatgccttccctccaactcaatgatatcactagggtccatccaattcaaatctttcctaacttgttgcaagagctccgcatagctaggactactatcaaacacaatgtcaagctcatccgggtccggttctttattgcctttcaaaaaggcgtctttgtccccatgatgaacaaacacacatgttcttcccatccctataagcaatgaacacaaggtaacattgcttccatgagtactaatccatggattaacaccgaatacaaaccctaatatatatataaaacaacaaccctaaccctaaccataaccctaaccctaaacctaaccctaaccataatcCTAGCCCTAAACCCAAAcctagcaccaacataagaacacccataagaataaccctagcatactaacaaaacctaatcatagaaattggcaaacaaacatctcacatctccatgcaaatctctagatccaaactaaactagggtttccccaaactaccaacaaatgagcaatgggagaactttacttcgatcaaaacaaggggatcggagattattaccttgagggagggtttgactttgaaatccacggacaaattcttcaaatttgcaagatttggaagaagatttgagaggggggagagtgggagagggggcaaagctcggggagagagtgagagagtgtgtggtggggggggggggggtgggggagggagagggggccccagccaagtggctggataagtcacagtgcagcgcctagccgctaggcgctgcacattacacgtacaacgcctagcggctaggcgctgcacattacagatgcagcgcctagctcggaggcgttgcacggctgggtgcgggcccgtgggctgccacggtggacagtgatgcaacgccccggagctaggcgctgcaccgccggcgtggcgggcgctacacaaaagggttaggggtgtgaaatagtttcgGATTTGCTTTCGATTataggtcaaaattgtcaaatttgccgcgTCGGAGCGAGGCGGTACGCGGTACGCACGCAAGGGCCGTTGCCGCACAGTGCGGTGCATGGCTACAGGGGTTTTGCAGGTCCGGGTGTTTCGTCACGTACGCAGGGCGCGGcagcaaaaaaacagaaaaaaacagaGGCGTGAGCTCACGCGGCCATGCGTACAGTAGAGGGACAGGGAGGGAGGGGATGGTCACTGGTCAGCGAGGCTAGCCCGTAGCTGGTGCATAGGGAAGGAGCTGGCTAGCCAGCGAGAGAGCTCACGGAACAAGGCGGCCTGCGGGCTGCGGTTCCCGAAGCGGCAGCAAGGCGGGCATGCACTGGAGCAGGGGAAACGAAACAAACCAAGCCCCTGCCCTCGTACAGAGTACTGATACGTGCAGCGGCGACACCAGCACTAGCGCCAGCGAGAACCGATATATTAACCCGGTGGAACCTGCGCGTGCCCCGCACTTGTCGCGCGCCCGCCAGCGGATTGCTACACGTGAAAGATGTACGCCGAGACCGTACGCTTGTTCGTAGGAGTACCGTACCTCGGTCATGGGTGCGTACGTACATCAGCACCCTCTACGTAGTACGGCTCTTCACTGCTCGGCCGTTTCCTCGGTAAGATGTACATGTGTCCGTTTATATAGATGAGTGTATGTCCATGTATATAAGCATAGAAgattgtactgtgttaaaaaacaTTTAAAGTCAGCTATTTTTTATTTTCGAGGAACCAGCAGAAGCACTGTTTTTTTATTTCAGACGAAAAAGAGGGTCTATGTCTAGAGGTGTTAGGTTTTTCCTAGCAGTTTTTTTCTCTAGAAAACCACTCAAAAAACCTCTAGAAACCAACAGTGTATTAAAAATCAACCAATACTGGTCACCACTTGGCCCAGGCCAGGCCCTTTGCTTGATGTCATCAAATGCGAGAGCTACCACCTCTATTTGGATGAGACACGAGATCCATTTGAAGATATGACGGGGGCTGTATGGTTGCCTAAGAGCAAATACAATAAACTTATATAAGCAGATTATAAGAGAAGAGAGAAGAGGGGTCGGCTACAGAATAATAGCCAGTTGTAACACACGCTCCTAGacaatactccctccatccacgAATAAGTGTACGTATTGTTTCAAAATTTGTCTACAAAAGAGGATACTACATCTATCTTCTTAATGCACTTTAAAGTAGAAAAAATGCTTCTCTTTCATTACATGATAATCAAGATCAATAACATTCAACAAATGGTCTCCTCACTTTCTACATGCAATTAGCTGATTGGGGTGGAGTAATTAaaaaggagggagatgatgacttgCACCTTTCCACTGCATTTTTTATTTCACTCCATAATCATTTCTATATGTACACTTATTcgtggacggagggagtatgtgatAGTGGGAGGCGGGCCATGTATTAACAAAGTAACACATCTTTATATCTAACTATTTTACTTGCGGGCTATAAgcttggctatagatgacatggaaacatcatatagccatcagctggctgtactattaaccatgctctaagaaAAGAATCCAGTTCAGACGAATTTTCCACCACCGTATAATCTATATCTAACGGACCAcagtcttcttcctcctccttcagTGCACGATGCTCAACCCACCTTTCGACGCAGGACGAAACAATCGGCTTTAGCCACCCCCGGCTGACGGCGCTACCACACACATCTCGTCGCCCTGCCTGGCCAGAGTTGTCTCCCATGCCCAGTCGCCGCCGTCTCGTCCTTCCCTCTAACCCCCACTACTATTGCCAACCCTCCCTTCTCCGGAGGCGCACACCCCTGCACCCGAACTAGGCAATCTCCTTTCTAGCCTCCACCGGTGTCCTCACGGGGAGCCACAACATCCCCATCTCTGCCTAGGTCTTGGCTCGTGCTCGTCGATGATGCTACAGCCGTTTGCGGCAACCCCGTCTCACCCTCAGAGGCTATGCAGATTCATCCCATGACTGATCCAGACGCCCGAAGAATAGCAAACACGCCCAAATTATCATGTGTCTTGCTTGATATGCTACCCACTTTTTTGAAGAAAAATACACATGGTTGTGTGTACCCTCACGAGCTAGCAACTTGGCGACACTTTGCCATGTGCTTTTCACTAAACGCTTTATAGATAAAGCGCACACCAAAATATATGGCTAAACCGTACCAGGCAGAAGCCTTTTTACAAAGTAGATCCCGCGATAACCAGATACTTGGCATCATTGAAACGATGCTAAGTGTCGCCGCTGCCTAGTCCGAAACAAATAAGGACCTTAACTCAGACCCTGTCATGGAAAGTATAGAACCACAACTGACTCCCTCAAGAGGAGAGTGACACCTATGAGGATCGCCGCCAAAACGCAGGGATTTTGCTCGTAGCTCACCCGTGCCACCACGGACGACCGCGACGATCACAAACCTCTAGACCAGGGTTTGAGCGTCACCACTATCACTTGATTTCGAGCATCGTTTTCCTCTCGTACGTGGCGGCTGCAACCCTAGCCACCGCCAGAGGCCGATCTTCCAACGCCGTTCTCCGGCGGCTCCCCTCCCCCGGCGACCTCGGTCGTCGGTGGTGAGGGGGGTCGCCGGATCCACTCGTGTGGGTCATTTTTACTCATCCGTAGTCTAGGTTTTTAGGTTGTTCATCGTCTTTGCTTCGGCGGCGACGATGACGACGCTGAATAAATTTTCTTCGGATCCTTTCCTGACAAGGCCATCGGTCCTATGGTTGGGAATGGATTTGGAAACCAGTCTGTTCAAGCAAGGATATCGTGGCGGCGGCGACATCCTCGTGGTGGACCTGTGTCCTCGGGCTTTGCCGTTGCGACGGCGTTTGCTCCAGCGTCGGCgcggagcttgggaggtagtccaggagcgaatgcagattgtggtctgcatTGACGACATCTGGAAGACGGAACATGTGCTGGGCTCGTGGTTCGTGGATGCAGGTATGGTTTCCTCCTTCGGCACCTTAGTCGTGGTGGGGTTTcagatctggagttcgatggcgtgtccggggtattgccccggtctgattcgttcaacggcAAGGGCTTCACTTTTGGGGAGCCACCTTGAAGATCCGTAAAGCTGCATATTAGCGATGGAGCCGCGTCAAGCTCGGGTGAGGTGGTGATTCGTCATTTTTTTCTTCGATAGCTGCTGCGGTGGTGCCCGAGGCAGGTGACAGGCATTGGTGTCAAGCTCAAAAATGTTTTGctatcttttcagttttgtcataTTGGTCTTTACATGACTTGTACTTTGTTCTTTATAATATGAATGAGACACGTATTATCATGAAAAAAAAATCTTGCGAAGGCATGCATTCACAATAACCCCAGCTGCGAGGCTGCACACGACGACGTCATTAAAATGCATAACACACTAGTCTTTGAATTTGCGTGACGGTTTGATCCCTTCGATTACATAACTAAGATGGGAGATAGATCGATGGTGCTCCATCGCGATGGTTGCAGCACAGCTAAATTTAGAAGACGCGCACCACACACTAATGTGCACTGCACTAAGCTTAGAAAGATGCTACACGAACAGTGAAACTGGATGCTCGCCACGCGAACGTGGCAAATGCGAACTGGATAAAAGGGGCTAGATGCGCCTAAGGTAGTTTCAACAGGCTGCATCAGACGCTAGATTGTAGCTACTGCACGCGCTCCTTCGGTGCATGCAGGTACGCAGGGGTTAGATAGCTACTTGTACCCGAACGTCTGATGGTGCTCGAAGTTGCCCGCCGGCGGCGTGCTATCACCGCCATGGCCATTGCCGCTGCTGCCACTCCCGTCGCCGTTATTACCGCCGTTTCCGGGAGCGTAGGGCCCTCCGTAGTACGCGGCCATCCCATGCTCGCCGCCGTACATCTCGTACTGCGGGTACTGGCCGTGGTGCGGCGGCATGTGGAACGGATGGTGCGGATGCAGGGGCATGGCGCCCCCGCCGTACATGCCGGCGGCGTGCATCTGCATGTCGCCGTGCGGCACCATGGGCCCCGGCGCCCCGCGGGGCTTGAGCATCATGGGCGGCATCCCGTGGTGATggtggccggcgccggcgccccGCGCCTCGCCCTCGAACTCGCGGAAGCGGTGGAGGTAGATGCTGAGGGGCTCGACGTAGTCGTCGAAGCCGAGGCGGCTCATGGCCCAGAGCACGTCCTCGGCGGTGATGGTCTTGCGCTGCTCGCGCTGGCACCGCTCGTTGGCCTCCCCCGTGATGAAGCTGATGTACTCGGACACGCACTCCTGGATCGTCTCCTTGGCGTCGTCCGAGATCTTGGCATGCGGCGGCAGCACGCGGCGCATGATGCGGATCACGTTCGCGATCGGCATCAGCCTGTCCTGCTCGCGCACCGCCGGCgcctgcccgccgccgccgccgttccccgcGGCCGCCGCCGCAGCGCCGTTCGCCGCGCCGGGGAAGCCCATGTCCATTTCGTCTGGCTAAACCTGATCGGGCGAGCTAGGGTTGTTCGCGCACGTAGTACCTAAGCTAGTGGGAACACGGACTGTTGCTCGCTCGCTCTGGTGTGTGCTCTTTGTGATGTGCGAGGGAGGGAGGATACGTTAAATAGGAAGCTACGAGCGAGGTGTTGACTGGAGGAGCTAGAGCTCGAGGGGCTGGGGCATGCATGCACCGCGAGGTTTCGCCGCGCCTGTGCGTGACAAGTGGCGGCGGCTTCCCTGTGAAATTACTGCTCCATCTTTGAACTGGTGATGCCGCGATATGGCATGCATGCTCTGCAAATCTGCATTGAGCCATGGAATCGCTATTATTCAA
The sequence above is a segment of the Aegilops tauschii subsp. strangulata cultivar AL8/78 chromosome 6, Aet v6.0, whole genome shotgun sequence genome. Coding sequences within it:
- the LOC109761183 gene encoding nuclear transcription factor Y subunit B-2 is translated as MDMGFPGAANGAAAAAAGNGGGGGQAPAVREQDRLMPIANVIRIMRRVLPPHAKISDDAKETIQECVSEYISFITGEANERCQREQRKTITAEDVLWAMSRLGFDDYVEPLSIYLHRFREFEGEARGAGAGHHHHGMPPMMLKPRGAPGPMVPHGDMQMHAAGMYGGGAMPLHPHHPFHMPPHHGQYPQYEMYGGEHGMAAYYGGPYAPGNGGNNGDGSGSSGNGHGGDSTPPAGNFEHHQTFGYK